A single genomic interval of Koleobacter methoxysyntrophicus harbors:
- a CDS encoding ABC transporter permease has translation MKRFLRKPSVILKRLYAALITILVVIILTFLLFRILPARGFELFVNDVRLGPKDEQNLKLLFGFNRSVVIQMVLYFKNVFLGNFGISYIYKEPVFEIIIARMKYSLLLLAVAQITAILMAAVFSILSVWRVGRTADNFLTKTSLLLISIPPFWLGLVFIIIFLDLLPTSNVCDIGVVQNNGSVFLNIVKHSFLPVLSLTMILYGEYMLFNRSSILETLKEDYILAVRGRGLDLFRIIKNHVLRNTVISMLTVVTINTGILIAAMIQIETVFSWPGIGMLMYEAINQRDYPLIQGIILIIGFGVAVFNMLVQIVKDILEGC, from the coding sequence GTGAAAAGGTTTTTGAGAAAACCATCGGTTATTTTAAAGAGGTTATATGCGGCGCTGATTACGATTCTTGTTGTTATAATACTGACTTTCCTCCTTTTCAGGATTCTTCCCGCCCGGGGGTTTGAATTATTTGTAAATGATGTACGCCTGGGGCCGAAAGATGAACAAAACTTAAAGCTTCTGTTCGGGTTTAATAGATCGGTGGTAATTCAGATGGTCTTATATTTTAAAAATGTATTTTTGGGGAATTTTGGCATATCTTACATTTATAAGGAACCTGTTTTTGAAATAATTATAGCTCGAATGAAATACTCCCTTCTCCTGCTTGCAGTTGCCCAGATTACGGCGATTTTAATGGCTGCTGTTTTCAGCATACTTTCAGTTTGGAGGGTTGGAAGAACTGCCGATAATTTCCTTACTAAAACATCCTTATTGTTAATATCTATTCCTCCTTTTTGGCTGGGATTGGTATTTATCATAATTTTTCTTGATCTTCTTCCCACATCTAATGTGTGTGACATCGGTGTTGTTCAGAATAATGGGTCTGTATTTCTCAATATAGTTAAGCATTCTTTTCTTCCTGTATTATCGTTAACTATGATTTTATATGGAGAGTATATGCTGTTCAACAGAAGCTCAATACTTGAAACATTGAAGGAAGATTATATCCTGGCTGTAAGAGGAAGGGGTCTTGATTTGTTCAGGATTATAAAAAACCATGTGCTTAGAAATACCGTCATTTCTATGCTTACAGTGGTAACTATAAATACAGGCATTCTAATTGCAGCAATGATACAAATCGAAACGGTGTTTTCATGGCCTGGAATAGGTATGCTGATGTATGAAGCGATAAACCAAAGGGATTATCCGCTTATTCAGGGTATTATACTAATTATAGGGTTTGGCGTAGCTGTTTTCAATATGCTGGTGCAGATTGTTAAAGACATCCTGGAAGGATGCTGA
- a CDS encoding ABC transporter substrate-binding protein has product MVKDKLKTLIGVLIILSTVFLFSSCNEARRTENTLIVGWATPVHSLNPILTPSITWPDGLWSAIDMIYDTLIMYDTDLNPIPGLAKSWYVEDDGITWILRLQEGVKWHDGMPFSAEDVKFTLDFIKQEGLNTFDMYIKYIEQVEIIDDFTVKIVTAVPISNMENNLMWIPILPQHIWRNIDFKEIKNLNIQNPVGTGAFKLKEMKKGEFIIFEANKEYYKGSPKVDFVIFKFYSNDDAVIRALKRKEIDFATRVPPAMISYLKEEKDIEIDVAKSFNLIYVMINSYKNGKQHPALMDIRVRKAIAHGIDKDGIIDIILNGYADKADSIIPPFSEWHNKNLKKYDFNLDKAARILDEAGYVDKNGDGIREGADGLPLDFRLYVAKDICPGITRISEMIKKDLRKIGIKVEPTAMTSNAMSGVVLSDYDFDLAIWHWWQDPDPSFILSVLTSEQIHIWNDCGYMNPDYDSLFLKQYVELDKELRKETVFRMQEIINDDLPYIVLFYRRIARAYRTDMFEGFTPMTEGVINYTLTFKNMRRK; this is encoded by the coding sequence ATGGTAAAAGATAAGCTGAAAACCTTAATCGGTGTTTTGATCATATTATCTACTGTTTTCCTTTTTAGTAGCTGTAACGAGGCCAGACGAACAGAAAACACATTGATTGTTGGCTGGGCTACTCCTGTTCATTCATTGAATCCAATTTTAACACCTTCTATAACCTGGCCTGATGGACTATGGTCTGCTATTGATATGATATATGATACCCTAATAATGTATGACACAGATCTTAACCCGATTCCCGGTTTGGCTAAAAGCTGGTATGTTGAGGACGATGGTATCACATGGATCTTAAGATTGCAGGAAGGGGTTAAATGGCATGATGGGATGCCCTTCTCTGCGGAGGATGTTAAGTTTACCCTTGATTTTATAAAACAAGAGGGATTAAACACCTTTGACATGTACATAAAGTATATAGAGCAGGTAGAAATTATTGATGATTTTACAGTTAAGATAGTAACGGCCGTTCCCATATCCAATATGGAAAATAACCTGATGTGGATTCCGATTCTCCCCCAACATATCTGGAGAAATATAGACTTTAAAGAAATAAAGAACTTAAACATTCAAAACCCTGTAGGGACGGGGGCTTTTAAATTAAAGGAAATGAAAAAGGGTGAATTTATAATCTTTGAAGCAAATAAAGAGTATTATAAGGGATCACCTAAAGTAGATTTTGTAATATTTAAATTTTACAGCAATGATGACGCGGTTATTAGGGCCCTTAAAAGGAAGGAAATAGATTTCGCAACCAGGGTCCCTCCCGCCATGATAAGCTATTTGAAGGAGGAAAAAGATATTGAGATAGATGTGGCAAAATCCTTTAATCTAATTTACGTTATGATTAATTCTTATAAAAATGGGAAGCAGCACCCTGCCTTAATGGACATACGGGTGAGGAAGGCTATTGCTCATGGGATTGATAAGGATGGAATTATTGATATAATCTTAAATGGCTATGCTGATAAAGCGGATAGTATAATCCCTCCTTTTTCGGAATGGCATAACAAAAACCTAAAAAAGTATGATTTTAATTTAGATAAAGCGGCTCGTATCCTTGATGAAGCCGGCTACGTGGATAAAAACGGTGACGGCATCAGAGAAGGTGCCGACGGTCTACCTCTAGATTTTAGACTGTACGTTGCCAAAGATATCTGCCCCGGAATTACAAGGATTTCAGAAATGATAAAAAAAGATCTGCGTAAAATAGGGATAAAAGTGGAACCTACCGCAATGACAAGTAATGCTATGTCGGGTGTGGTGCTGTCGGATTATGATTTTGACCTGGCTATCTGGCACTGGTGGCAGGATCCGGATCCCTCATTTATTCTTAGTGTATTGACTTCTGAACAAATTCATATATGGAATGATTGCGGTTATATGAACCCGGATTATGACAGCCTTTTTTTAAAACAATACGTAGAGTTAGATAAAGAGTTGCGTAAGGAAACGGTTTTCAGGATGCAGGAAATAATCAATGATGACCTGCCCTATATTGTTCTGTTCTATAGACGAATTGCCCGGGCATACAGAACGGATATGTTTGAGGGTTTTACACCTATGACTGAGGGTGTGATTAACTATACCTTAACTTTTAAAAATATGAGGAGGAAGTAG
- a CDS encoding ABC transporter ATP-binding protein translates to MCVLKVEKLSLNYNLNKKEIVAVRDVSFSLEKGRTVGIFGETGSGKSSIGLAIMGLLPLNSSIISGKIIYKGKNLLNLKEKEINQIRGKGIFLIMQGGRELFDPTLSIRQHLEEVLNARSQMTGEEVAVKILEFFEILMIEKDVLNAMPSELSEGTLQKILISMALMNKPEILIADEPTSNLDMINQYRVLKEIRRFQTRHDMGLIFITHDLSIIANIADDVLVMYGGEIVEKGDIYKVFLNPGHPYTKRLLAAFPTLDNYKKDLEFIPGNLPAGDNLPTGCIFHPRCVYCQEKCRKERPFLSKLADNHYVMCHFVNEIQQWSDNVV, encoded by the coding sequence ATGTGTGTTCTGAAGGTCGAAAAGCTTTCCTTAAATTACAATCTTAATAAAAAAGAAATTGTAGCCGTTCGTGATGTCTCCTTTTCCCTTGAAAAGGGAAGAACTGTGGGGATTTTTGGGGAAACCGGTTCGGGGAAATCAAGCATAGGGCTGGCTATAATGGGGCTGCTCCCTTTAAACAGCAGTATAATTAGCGGCAAAATTATATATAAAGGGAAGAATCTCCTGAACTTAAAGGAAAAAGAGATTAATCAGATTAGGGGGAAGGGGATTTTCTTGATAATGCAGGGAGGTCGTGAATTATTTGACCCTACTTTAAGTATCAGACAGCACCTTGAAGAGGTTTTAAATGCACGGAGCCAGATGACCGGAGAAGAGGTAGCGGTGAAAATCCTTGAGTTTTTTGAAATCCTTATGATAGAAAAAGATGTTTTAAATGCTATGCCTTCTGAACTCAGTGAAGGAACCCTTCAAAAGATACTGATATCCATGGCATTGATGAACAAACCCGAAATCCTAATAGCAGACGAACCCACGAGTAATTTAGATATGATTAACCAGTACCGTGTTTTGAAAGAAATAAGAAGATTTCAAACCAGGCATGATATGGGTTTAATCTTTATTACCCATGATTTATCTATCATAGCAAATATAGCTGATGATGTTCTGGTAATGTATGGTGGTGAAATTGTAGAAAAGGGAGATATATATAAGGTTTTTTTAAATCCCGGTCATCCCTATACAAAAAGATTATTGGCTGCCTTTCCAACACTGGATAATTATAAAAAGGACCTCGAATTTATTCCGGGGAATCTCCCGGCAGGGGATAATCTTCCTACGGGCTGTATATTTCATCCCCGTTGTGTTTACTGTCAGGAAAAATGCAGAAAAGAGAGGCCTTTCCTCAGCAAATTAGCAGATAATCATTATGTAATGTGCCATTTTGTAAACGAGATTCAACAGTGGAGTGATAACGTTGTTTGA
- a CDS encoding ABC transporter permease encodes MLKRERGKKMFLNGNPVFIENLRGILKQIYINKNALTGLIILSAVLAVSVFAPFLTAHDPWEFGERGEVLKPPDKANFMGTDEVGRDIWTQFIYGGRITLIVAFIASLISLTIGTFVGIVFGYFNNFLTAVLSRMTEVFLVLPQLPLMIAFSILFKPSITSVILVIGLISWSSTAKLVGSRVMKVKEYKYIKRLKGMGAGDFYIICNYIIPEILPRIFISSIFIFSFAVISESTLSFLGLGDPNYITWGMMLRYAFSSGAVSIRAYWYIIPPGLGITLVSFGFNLLGHSLIGIFNSSLRLHHLNYRE; translated from the coding sequence ATGCTGAAACGAGAAAGGGGAAAGAAGATGTTTTTGAACGGCAATCCGGTTTTTATTGAAAATTTGAGAGGAATATTGAAACAGATATATATAAATAAAAATGCCCTTACAGGCCTTATAATTCTTTCAGCAGTCCTTGCTGTAAGTGTTTTTGCCCCTTTTTTAACCGCACATGACCCGTGGGAATTCGGAGAAAGGGGAGAGGTCCTCAAACCCCCGGATAAGGCTAATTTTATGGGAACTGATGAGGTAGGAAGAGATATCTGGACCCAGTTTATTTATGGTGGACGGATAACACTGATTGTTGCTTTTATTGCATCTTTGATTTCATTGACAATAGGCACATTTGTTGGTATAGTTTTTGGTTATTTTAATAACTTTTTAACCGCTGTTTTATCTCGGATGACTGAAGTGTTTCTAGTTTTACCCCAGCTTCCCCTAATGATAGCTTTCTCTATTTTGTTTAAGCCGAGCATAACCAGTGTTATTCTTGTAATCGGCCTTATTAGCTGGAGTTCCACAGCAAAACTTGTGGGTTCCAGAGTAATGAAAGTTAAGGAATATAAATATATCAAAAGACTGAAAGGTATGGGGGCAGGAGACTTTTATATAATATGCAATTATATTATACCGGAAATTTTGCCAAGGATTTTCATAAGCTCTATTTTCATATTTTCTTTTGCAGTAATTTCAGAATCTACCCTCAGCTTTTTAGGTTTGGGTGACCCCAATTATATAACATGGGGTATGATGCTCAGGTACGCTTTCAGTTCCGGAGCCGTTTCGATAAGGGCATATTGGTATATCATTCCTCCGGGTTTAGGGATTACCCTTGTATCTTTCGGCTTTAATCTTCTGGGTCACAGCTTGATCGGGATATTTAACAGCAGTTTAAGGCTGCACCACTTAAATTACAGGGAATAG
- a CDS encoding ABC transporter ATP-binding protein: MFDKVLLTVNKITKIYKAPDNSPVRAVDDVCFFVKEGEVLTLVGGSGSGKTTIALCILGLIRPDSGEIYYRSKDIFAIPKKQLGREISFIFQNPYEYLNPYSTVVNVLSETLNVVGISLDPEEKRKRINETMKMVGLRPMESYADRYVYQLSGGQKQKLAVASALVLKPKLVIADNPVSMLDISIRNEVLNIIKAINRDQGISFLFITNDLRIASHISDRIAVIVNGRMVETGTPEQIIKNPSHPFTKSLTSSILGIDPNSRILY; this comes from the coding sequence TTGTTTGATAAAGTATTACTAACCGTAAACAAAATTACCAAAATATATAAAGCACCCGATAATTCACCTGTTAGGGCAGTGGATGATGTATGTTTTTTTGTGAAGGAGGGAGAAGTTCTAACCCTTGTCGGGGGGAGCGGATCCGGGAAAACGACTATAGCACTATGTATATTGGGTTTAATCAGACCGGACAGCGGTGAAATCTATTATAGAAGCAAAGATATTTTTGCAATTCCCAAAAAGCAATTAGGCAGGGAAATATCCTTTATATTTCAAAACCCTTATGAGTATCTAAATCCTTATAGTACGGTCGTCAATGTTTTATCTGAAACTTTAAATGTAGTTGGTATTTCTTTAGATCCAGAAGAAAAAAGAAAAAGAATAAATGAAACCATGAAAATGGTAGGTTTAAGACCAATGGAAAGTTACGCAGACCGGTATGTTTACCAATTAAGCGGTGGTCAAAAACAGAAACTAGCTGTAGCCAGTGCCCTTGTATTAAAACCAAAATTAGTTATTGCAGACAATCCGGTAAGCATGCTGGATATTTCTATCAGGAATGAAGTGCTGAACATAATAAAAGCTATTAACCGGGACCAGGGAATAAGCTTTTTATTTATTACCAATGACCTTAGAATTGCTTCCCATATTTCTGATAGGATTGCGGTAATTGTCAATGGCAGAATGGTTGAAACAGGTACCCCTGAACAGATTATTAAGAATCCATCCCACCCTTTTACTAAGAGTCTGACATCTTCAATTTTGGGTATAGACCCCAATTCAAGGATTTTATACTAA